In the genome of Nitrospirota bacterium, one region contains:
- a CDS encoding nucleotidyl transferase AbiEii/AbiGii toxin family protein: MTFKQLYKNQDKILKKIFDREKDVFPGARVILVGGTALSRCYLQHRASYDLDFFVNTRFDPAVVQRRLAGAAIGLRMAEVVHDPMFATELHGVADIKGEPLRISIVEDIYADMFPITSVGGIRTEVIEGLYHRKIRTVTGSGEGAISSTGRTVHAGARQTARDIFDLYVLSREIKPLMEFVREINEHGAAVPEALLISGIRKMPWIELMDEFEMIQKAGRYADIKAFDIKRYFDEVLR; the protein is encoded by the coding sequence ATGACATTTAAGCAATTATACAAGAATCAGGATAAAATCCTAAAAAAGATATTTGACAGGGAAAAGGATGTCTTTCCCGGAGCACGCGTTATCCTTGTGGGTGGTACCGCCCTTTCCAGATGTTACCTGCAGCACAGGGCATCATATGACCTGGACTTCTTTGTAAACACCCGCTTCGATCCTGCTGTGGTCCAGCGCAGGCTCGCCGGCGCCGCCATCGGGCTTCGGATGGCCGAGGTTGTCCATGACCCTATGTTTGCGACAGAGCTTCATGGAGTGGCCGATATCAAGGGCGAACCGCTTCGGATAAGTATTGTCGAGGACATATATGCTGACATGTTTCCAATTACTTCAGTTGGCGGTATTAGAACCGAAGTCATCGAGGGGCTTTATCATCGCAAGATAAGAACCGTCACGGGTTCCGGAGAAGGCGCCATCTCATCAACAGGACGAACTGTACATGCCGGGGCAAGACAGACGGCAAGGGACATCTTTGATTTATATGTATTAAGCAGGGAGATAAAACCTCTCATGGAGTTCGTAAGGGAAATTAATGAGCATGGGGCCGCCGTGCCGGAAGCATTGCTCATAAGCGGGATCAGGAAAATGCCCTGGATTGAATTGATGGATGAATTTGAGATGATCCAGAAGGCCGGCAGGTACGCTGATATAAAGGCCTTTGATATCAAACGCTACTTCGATGAGGTGTTGAGATGA